The genomic segment GAAGCGTTCATGGCAAAGCCCCCTGCCCGGACATGCATGGCGCCCCCGGCCCCGGGGCGCCGCCCGCCATCCTATGCGACCGGTGTGACGATCGTCGACACTACAGGCCCTGCAGCAAGGGCCCGGCCCCGCCCGCGACCCGATGGAAAGCCGACACAGGCTGGCGGGTGAATGTGCAGACGAAAAGGCCGGCCTGCCTCTCTCTGGCAGACCGCCCTCCTGTCGGGGACAATCCCCGTCTTGCGCAATTCGCCGCGAACCCTGCGGGGATCAGTTGCCCGCCAGATTCGCCGAACCGAGATGCTGCATCGGGTCGACGGCCTGCGCGCCCTTGCGGATCTCGAAATGGAGCTGCGGGCTCGTCACCGAGCCGGACTGGCCGGCCTTGGCGATGATGTCGCCGCGCTTGACCATGTCGCCGCGGCTGACCAGAAGCTCCTCATTATGGGCATAGGCCGTGACCCAGCCGTCGGAATGGCGGATCAGGACCAGATTGCCATAGCCCTTGAGCTCGTTGCCCGCATAGGCCACAACGCCGTTCTCCGCGGCGCGCACGCTCGTGCCGGCCGGCACCGAGATGTTGATGCCGTCATTGCGCGAGCCGTTCGCCTTGGGTCCGTATTGCGAGATGACGCGCCCCTTGACCGGCCAGCGGAAATTGGAGGATGTGCGCGCTTCCGGCGACGGCAGAGACGCGCTCTTGCCCGAGCTCGTGGACGACGACGCGGCATTGCCCTGCGTCGAGGTCGCGCCCGTCACGCGGTCGCCCTTGCCGGAGGTGCCCACGCTCGCGTCCGTCGCGGTCTGGGAGGCGCTGGCGACCTTGTTGGCCGTGCCCGCCTTGCCCGTGTCCTTGGAGGCCAGATTGGTCGAGCCCGCACCCGGTATGCGCACCTTCTCGCCGACCTTGAGCTGATGGGACATGCCGAAGCCGTTGAGCGAGGCGATCTCGCCGGGCGACACGCTGTAGCTCCGCCCCAGGCTGTAAAGCGTCTCGCCGGGGCGCACCGTATGGGTACCGCCGGAGGCGCTGAGCGACTGGCCGGCCTTCGCCGACGCGTTGGTCGCCTCCGCGCGCACCTGCTGGCCCGCACTCGTATTGGCGGCATAGCGCGTCCCGCCGCCGGAGCCCGACGGAATGGAGATGCGCTGCCCGGCCTTGAGGTGATAGGGCGGCGCGAGCCCGTTGGCGGCGACCACGTCCTGCACGCTCACGCCGTTCTCGCGGGCAATGCTGTAGAGCGTCTGCCCCTGGCTCACGACGACGGTGCGGCTGCCCTGCCCGGCGGCAGAGGCCGTATTGGAATAGGATTGCCCGCTCGTTCCGGAGTTCGCCTGATAGCCGCCCGAGGGTCCCCCTGACGAATAGGACGCTCCGGACTGGACATTGCTCGACGGCTGTCCGGCCGAGGCATAGGTGTTTCCACCGGAATTCGCAGGCGGCACCGGCGAACTGTAGACACTGTCATTGCTGGCCGTGCTCGCATTGCCCGTCGAACCCGTGATCGGACCGAACCGGTCGGCCGAGCTCGAACAGGCCGCGACCAGCCCCGCCAGGGCCACGGCACCGGCAAGACGGGCCAAGCGTTGTGCCCTTACTGTGCTTGAGGCGACGTCACGCATACCCACACTCCCAAAACTCACATTCCGCAAAGAGAATGCGCGGTTTGGGTTAAAGAGGGTTTAAGGGCCTGAAATCGAATATTTTCCCTGTTATCGCGCGACGCTGCATGCTGCCCGACGACACGCCAGGATTCAGATGTCGCGGGCCGTCAGCGCGATCATGGAGACCAGATAGACGCCCGTCACCGTCAGCGCCGGAATGATGAGCGCCGGGTAGCCGAAGGCATAGATGGCCAGCCCCCAGAACACGACGATGTTGATGCAGAAGAAAACCTTCTCCGAATCGTCGCCATACCAGGCGCTCCGCAGCATCCATCCGATGAGTGGAATGGCAAAGATGATCTTGCTCAATGTGGTCATGGTCGTCCTGTCTTGGTCGCGAAGTTCCGGTAACGGGGACACGGTTCCCCTGCCCGGCCTGCCTGCGATCCTCCCTGGAATGGCCTAGCCATCCTTGGCGACGCCCTCGACCAGCGGCACGAAGCGGACCGGCAGGAGCGTCTCGCGGGTTATCCCGTCATCTGTGCGCACGATGCGCTGAAGCTCCTGCTCGCCGGGCGCGATCTCCACGGGCAGGACCATGATGCCGCCGATCTGGAGCTGGTCGACGAGGTCCTGGGGCACGCCGCGCGCCGCCGCGGTGACGATGATACGGTCGAAGGGCGCCTGGGCCGGCCAGCCCTTCGCCCCGTCGCCGAGCATGGTCACGACATTGTTGAGCTTCAGCGTCTTGAAGCGCTTCTCCGCCTCGCGCAGGAGCTGGCGGTAGCGCTCGATGGTGTAGACCCGCCGCGCGAGGTGCGCGAGGATCGCCGTCTGGTAGCCCGAGCCGGTGCCGATCTCCAGCACCTTCATCCGGTCGGTGAGCCGGAGGCTCTGCGTCATGAAGGCGACGATGAAGGGCTGGCTGATGGTCTGCCCGCAGGCGATCGGCAGCGCCTGGTCGGCATAGGTCTGGTCCGCGAAGGCCTCCGGCACGAACAGCGCGCGCGGCACCGTCTCGATGGCCTCCAGCACGTTCGTGTCGCGGATGCCCTGATTGCGCAGATGCATCAGGAGCTGGATGCCGCGCTTGTCGCCGCCATCGCCTCTTCCGGCCCTGGCCGGGCTCATCACTGCCTTCGACGGTGACTTCCACATGGCCGTTGCGGTCCGTCAGATCGTGTCCTCGGCGGCCACGGTCCGGCGCAGGGCCTCCATGGCTTCGAGCTGGGTCAGGTTCATATGCAGCGGCGTGACCGAGATTCGATTCTCGTAGACCGCCCTCAGGTCGGTTCCCGCCGCCGGATTGCTGCTCTCGCGCCTGAAGCCCAGCCAGTAATAGGCGTTGCCCCGGGCATCGACGCGCTCGTCCACCAGAAGCAGGTTCTGGTCGCGCTTGCCCTGCCGCGTGATCTCCGTTCCGGCGACCTCGTCTGGCGCGCAGTCGGGAAAGTTGATGTTGATGAGCACGCCGGGGCCCAGCCGGGCGGCGAACAGGTCGCGCACGAGGCCGGCGCCGTGCCATTCCGCCGTCTCGAAGCGCACCTCGCGCCCGCCGGAGATGCCGTAGGTCTGGCTGAGCGCCATGGACGGAATGCCGAGCGCCACACCCTCCATGGCCGCCGCGATGGTGCCCGAATAAGTCACGTCGTCGGCGAGGTTCTGGCCGCGATTGACGCCGGACAGGACGAGGTCCGGCGGCCGGTCGAGGACGCGCTTGACCGCCATCACCACGCAGTCCGTCGGCGTGCCGCGCACCGCGAAGCGCCGCTCGCCCATCTCGCGCAGCCTGAGCGGATCGGCAAGGGTGAGCGAGTGCGACGCACCGCTCTGCTCGCCCTCCGGCGCCACCACCCAGACATCGGGCGACAGGGCGCGTGCGATCGTCTCCAGGCTCTTCAGGCCCGGCGCGTGGATGCCGTCGTCATTGGTGACGAGGATGCGGGCGGGGTCGCCCCCCGGACCGCGGAGCGGATCGTCAATCATCGGCCCTTATGACCTCCAGCCCGCCCATATAGGGTTTCAGAACCTCCGGCACCGTCACCGAGCCGTCCTCGTTCTGGTAGTTCTCCAGAACCGCGACGAGCGCGCGTCCGACGGCGACGCCGGAACCGTTCAGCGTGTGCACGAAGCGCGTGCCCTTGCCGTCCGCGGGGCGGTAGCGGGCATTCATGCGCCGTGCCTGGAAATCGCTGCACACCGAGCAGGACGAGATCTCGCGATAGGTGTCCTGCCCCGGCAGCCAGACCTCGATATCGTATGTCTTGCGGGAGGAAAAGCCCAGATCGCCCGTGCAAAGCGTGACGACGCGGTACGGCAGGCCGAGGCGCTTCAGCACCTCCTCCGCACAGGCCGTCTTGCGCTCCAGCTCCTCAAGCGAGGCCTCCGGCGTCGTGACGGAGACGAGCTCCACCTTGGAGAACTGGTGCTGGCGGATCATGCCGCGCGTGTCGCGCCCGGCCGCCCCCGCCTCCGCGCGGAAGCACGGGGTGAAGGCCGCCACGCGCATGGGCAGCGCCGCCTCGTCCAGAATGTCCTCGCGCGCCAGATTGGTCAGCGGCACCTCGGCGGTAGGGATAAGCCACAGACGTTCAAAAGCGCTCGAATTGAGAACTTTGTTCAATGAATCCGAAAAACTCAACCCCTCTCCGCCATAAGACATCGAGTGCACAATTGTATTTGCAAAGGTTTTAGACATAAATTCTGAAAAATTACTCTCATCTTCCAAAAATTTATCTAATTCCTCTCTCGCTATTATTTTCTCTCTAGCGAGTTCATTATTTGTGTTTTGATAAATAAAATCCCCAAACGGACCGGCAAAAGCAGCAGGATCCACCTTTGCGCGCAACAGTTTCGTATCAAATTGATCATCAGCGAACTTCGGAAGTTGGCCGGTGCCGAACATCACGTCGTCGCGCACGAGAAGCGGCGGGGCGGTCTCGGTGTAGCCGTGCTCGCTCGTATGGAGGTCGAGCATGAAGGCGCCGAGCGCGCGCTCCAGACGCGCGAGCGCGCCCCTCAGCACGACGAAGCGGGATCCGGAGAGCTTCGCCGCGGTCTCGAAGTCCATGAGACCGAGCCCCTCGCCCAGCTCGAAATGCTGCTTCGGCGCGAAGCCGAGCTTGCGCGGCTCGCCGACGCGGCGCAGCTCCACATTGGCCGTCTCGTCGGGCCCGTCGGGCACGTCGTCGAGCGGCAGGTTCGGGATGCCGCTCAGGGTCTCGTGGAGCTCGTCCTCTACCTCGCGCTGCGCGGCCTCGTCCTCCGGCATCTTCTCCTTGATCGCGGAGACCTCCGCCATGAGCGCGCTCGCGCGCGCCTCGTCGCCCGAGGCCTTGGCCTTGCCGATCTCCTTCGATGCGGAATTGCGCCGCTCCTGCATGGCCTGCAGGCGCGCGGTGATCTCCCGGCGTTTCTCGTCGAGCGCGATCAGCGCGCCCGCCATCGGCTTAAGCCCGCGCCGGGCGAGCCCCGCGTCGAACGCATCGGGATTATCGCGAATCCATCGGATATCGTGCATGGAAACAAGGACCTTCACGCGAAAACAGATGAGGGGCGCCCATTCGCGCCCCCGTGTATACGTCGCGCCCGCGCCGGGCGTCCAGAGCCTAGAGCGGCTTGTCTCCCGCCGAACCTGAGACAAGTTGCTCCAGGTCCTCGGGGCGCGACCGGCCTCTTCGCCCCTTCGCGGGGGAATGACCGGGGCGAAACGCGGCCGCCGGAGGCGCGGCGGACCGGCGGATTATTCCGCCTTTCCGCCCTTGCCGCCGTCGTCGCCCTTGCCGTCGCCATCCCCGTCGTCGTCCGGGCCGTCGGTCTCGTCCTCGTCATCCTCGGCGGCGCGTGCGGCCTCCTCCTCCGCCCGGCGCTTCTCCACCATGCGCACCGACAGGATGGACAGCTCGTAGAGGAGCAGCGTCGGCAGGGCGAGGCCCGTCTGGGTGAAGGGGTCGGGCGGCGTCAGGAAGGCCGCCAGCGCGAAGACGATCACGATGGCGTATTTGCGCTTTTCCTTCAGCCAGTCGGAGCTGATGAGGCCGACGCGGGCTAGAAGCGTGAGCAGCACGGGCAACTGGAAGCAGGCGCCGAAGGCGAGGATCAGCGTCATGGTGAGGCCGAGATACTCGCTCACCCGCGGCAGGAGCTCGATGATCGCGCGCCCGTCCTCGCCGGTCTGCTGGAAGCTCGCGAAGAATTTGAGCGCCAGCGGCATGACCAGGAAGAAGACGAGCGACGCCCCGGCGATAAACAGGATGGGCGTCGCCAGCAGGAAGGGCAGGAACGCGCCGCGCTCGTTCTTGTAGAGCCCCGGCGCGACGAACATGTAGAGCTGCGAGGCGATCACCGGAAAGGCGAGGAATATGCCGCCGAACAGGCCGATCTTGAGCTGGGTGAAGAAATATTCCTGCGGCGCGGTGTAGATCAGGCGCAGTTCGTGCGCATCCCCGACCGCCCATTTGTAGGGCCACACCAGGATATTGAAGATGTCGGTGGCGAAATAGAAACAGAACAGGAAGGCGAGGCCGAAGCCGATCATCGACTTGATGAGCCGCGAGCGCAGCTCGATCAGGTGCTCGATCAGCGGCGCCT from the Kaustia mangrovi genome contains:
- the serS gene encoding serine--tRNA ligase encodes the protein MHDIRWIRDNPDAFDAGLARRGLKPMAGALIALDEKRREITARLQAMQERRNSASKEIGKAKASGDEARASALMAEVSAIKEKMPEDEAAQREVEDELHETLSGIPNLPLDDVPDGPDETANVELRRVGEPRKLGFAPKQHFELGEGLGLMDFETAAKLSGSRFVVLRGALARLERALGAFMLDLHTSEHGYTETAPPLLVRDDVMFGTGQLPKFADDQFDTKLLRAKVDPAAFAGPFGDFIYQNTNNELAREKIIAREELDKFLEDESNFSEFMSKTFANTIVHSMSYGGEGLSFSDSLNKVLNSSAFERLWLIPTAEVPLTNLAREDILDEAALPMRVAAFTPCFRAEAGAAGRDTRGMIRQHQFSKVELVSVTTPEASLEELERKTACAEEVLKRLGLPYRVVTLCTGDLGFSSRKTYDIEVWLPGQDTYREISSCSVCSDFQARRMNARYRPADGKGTRFVHTLNGSGVAVGRALVAVLENYQNEDGSVTVPEVLKPYMGGLEVIRADD
- the tatC gene encoding twin-arginine translocase subunit TatC: MSQEDIEATQAPLIEHLIELRSRLIKSMIGFGLAFLFCFYFATDIFNILVWPYKWAVGDAHELRLIYTAPQEYFFTQLKIGLFGGIFLAFPVIASQLYMFVAPGLYKNERGAFLPFLLATPILFIAGASLVFFLVMPLALKFFASFQQTGEDGRAIIELLPRVSEYLGLTMTLILAFGACFQLPVLLTLLARVGLISSDWLKEKRKYAIVIVFALAAFLTPPDPFTQTGLALPTLLLYELSILSVRMVEKRRAEEEAARAAEDDEDETDGPDDDGDGDGKGDDGGKGGKAE
- a CDS encoding protein-L-isoaspartate(D-aspartate) O-methyltransferase translates to MSPARAGRGDGGDKRGIQLLMHLRNQGIRDTNVLEAIETVPRALFVPEAFADQTYADQALPIACGQTISQPFIVAFMTQSLRLTDRMKVLEIGTGSGYQTAILAHLARRVYTIERYRQLLREAEKRFKTLKLNNVVTMLGDGAKGWPAQAPFDRIIVTAAARGVPQDLVDQLQIGGIMVLPVEIAPGEQELQRIVRTDDGITRETLLPVRFVPLVEGVAKDG
- the surE gene encoding 5'/3'-nucleotidase SurE, translated to MIDDPLRGPGGDPARILVTNDDGIHAPGLKSLETIARALSPDVWVVAPEGEQSGASHSLTLADPLRLREMGERRFAVRGTPTDCVVMAVKRVLDRPPDLVLSGVNRGQNLADDVTYSGTIAAAMEGVALGIPSMALSQTYGISGGREVRFETAEWHGAGLVRDLFAARLGPGVLININFPDCAPDEVAGTEITRQGKRDQNLLLVDERVDARGNAYYWLGFRRESSNPAAGTDLRAVYENRISVTPLHMNLTQLEAMEALRRTVAAEDTI
- a CDS encoding LysM peptidoglycan-binding domain-containing M23 family metallopeptidase; translation: MARLAGAVALAGLVAACSSSADRFGPITGSTGNASTASNDSVYSSPVPPANSGGNTYASAGQPSSNVQSGASYSSGGPSGGYQANSGTSGQSYSNTASAAGQGSRTVVVSQGQTLYSIARENGVSVQDVVAANGLAPPYHLKAGQRISIPSGSGGGTRYAANTSAGQQVRAEATNASAKAGQSLSASGGTHTVRPGETLYSLGRSYSVSPGEIASLNGFGMSHQLKVGEKVRIPGAGSTNLASKDTGKAGTANKVASASQTATDASVGTSGKGDRVTGATSTQGNAASSSTSSGKSASLPSPEARTSSNFRWPVKGRVISQYGPKANGSRNDGINISVPAGTSVRAAENGVVAYAGNELKGYGNLVLIRHSDGWVTAYAHNEELLVSRGDMVKRGDIIAKAGQSGSVTSPQLHFEIRKGAQAVDPMQHLGSANLAGN